One genomic region from Cellulomonas hominis encodes:
- a CDS encoding helix-turn-helix transcriptional regulator, translating to MKVTHSLVLVALALLEMDREDEGRVWGYALSKRSGVRSGVLYPQLDRMMGEGWLDDHWEERVEGQKRPSRRYYTLTDDGRRELGAVVARAANQPRFRSMKVAIA from the coding sequence ATGAAGGTGACGCACTCGCTCGTGCTCGTGGCGCTCGCGCTCCTAGAGATGGACCGCGAGGACGAAGGACGCGTGTGGGGGTACGCACTCTCCAAGCGCTCGGGCGTGCGATCGGGAGTCCTGTATCCGCAGCTGGATCGGATGATGGGCGAGGGCTGGCTGGACGACCACTGGGAAGAGAGGGTCGAAGGGCAGAAGCGACCGTCGCGCCGCTACTACACCCTTACTGATGATGGACGTAGAGAGCTCGGCGCGGTCGTCGCCCGAGCAGCAAACCAGCCGCGGTTCCGGTCGATGAAGGTGGCGATCGCGTGA
- a CDS encoding IS3 family transposase (programmed frameshift), translating into MAAPRKYPEELRERAIRMAVDARRDPATRVGALRRIGDQLGINPETLRNWVTQAEVDAGDRPGTSTSDAQRLAELERENRELRRSNAILRSASGFLRGGARPPTTVIVEYIDGHKGQFGVEPICRELQVAPSTYYAAKTRPASARSVGDAELTEVITAEHAGNYGVYGARKMWKHLHRLGHPIGRCRVERLMRAADLHGAVRGRARRTTIPGKDGCRAGDLVNRAFTATAPNQLWVADFTYVRTWAGFSYVAFIIDVYSRMIVGWKADTTMRADLVTDTLEMAVWSRGRAGVTDLTGLIHHTDAGSQYVSLALTERLAALGMRASIGTVGDAYDNALAESTIGLFKTELIRRRGPWRTLDDVEIATLEWVDWFNNRRLHTELGDIPPSEHEAAHYRQITASTTLETKEPSLH; encoded by the exons ATGGCAGCACCGAGGAAGTACCCGGAGGAGCTTCGGGAGCGAGCGATCAGGATGGCCGTCGATGCGCGGCGTGACCCCGCGACGCGGGTCGGGGCGCTGCGCCGGATCGGTGACCAGCTCGGGATCAATCCCGAGACGTTGCGGAACTGGGTCACCCAGGCCGAGGTCGACGCCGGCGATCGACCCGGGACGAGCACGTCGGACGCGCAGCGGCTGGCCGAGCTCGAGCGGGAGAACCGTGAGCTGCGCCGATCCAACGCGATCTTGAGGTCGGCGTCGG GCTTTCTTCGCGGCGGAGCTCGACCGCCCACAACGGTGATCGTGGAGTACATCGACGGCCACAAGGGCCAGTTCGGGGTCGAGCCGATCTGCAGGGAGCTGCAGGTCGCCCCGAGCACCTACTACGCGGCCAAGACACGTCCAGCCTCGGCGCGGTCTGTCGGCGACGCCGAGCTGACCGAGGTGATCACCGCTGAGCACGCGGGGAACTACGGGGTCTACGGGGCGCGCAAGATGTGGAAGCACCTGCACCGCCTGGGCCACCCGATCGGGCGCTGCCGGGTCGAACGCTTGATGCGCGCCGCTGACCTGCACGGAGCCGTCCGCGGCCGGGCCAGGCGCACCACGATCCCGGGCAAGGACGGTTGCCGCGCCGGGGACCTGGTCAACCGCGCGTTCACCGCGACCGCCCCGAACCAGCTGTGGGTCGCGGACTTCACCTACGTCCGGACGTGGGCCGGCTTCAGCTACGTCGCGTTCATCATCGACGTCTACTCACGCATGATCGTCGGCTGGAAGGCCGACACCACGATGCGCGCCGACCTGGTCACCGACACCCTGGAGATGGCCGTGTGGTCTCGCGGCCGCGCCGGCGTTACCGACCTGACCGGGCTCATCCATCACACCGATGCAGGGTCGCAATACGTCAGCCTGGCGCTGACCGAGCGGCTCGCCGCGCTCGGCATGCGGGCCTCGATCGGGACCGTCGGCGACGCCTACGACAACGCCCTGGCCGAGTCCACCATCGGCCTGTTCAAGACCGAGCTCATCCGTCGCCGGGGGCCCTGGCGGACGCTGGATGACGTCGAGATCGCGACCCTGGAGTGGGTCGACTGGTTCAACAACCGGCGCCTGCACACCGAGCTCGGCGACATCCCACCGAGCGAGCACGAGGCCGCCCACTACCGTCAGATCACGGCGTCCACGACGCTGGAAACCAAAGAACCGAGCCTCCACTGA
- a CDS encoding DEAD/DEAH box helicase has product MKYELFDYQETAVAAVSKHLTRATRDHDEDPDERAAVVLAAPTGAGKTVIATGVIEASLDGDEATPGVEDATFLWVTDDPSLNRQTLQKMLDSSSDIKLNRLTIIESDFDEEVFAPGRVYFLNIQKLGANATLSRSRVDGRNYSLWETIANTIVQRPHGFVVVVDEAHRGTTTAAASGRNRETIVSQIIGGGATARPAAPVVWGISATPRRFLGAMAEAGRTTKQHTVQIEDVRASGLLKEQIVLGHTQGIDAAEPALVRFAVQRVRLYDQKWAAYTAATGEPTVHPALVIQVADKPTPAELGTLISTVLEEWPGIGPEAVVHTFADHTAVSAGSYEIPWCPPEDIQDRTEIRVVLCKTAITTGWDCPRAEVLLSFRVARDLDLITQVMGRMVRTPLARRIDTDQDLNAVHCILPKFDKAAVEAIAERFRVGDDETLASGTAVIVDAVELGRNPNLAPAPASAHDAAPRTTSAVAPASDDFDLASIDETSAPPTSPTEVAQPAVSSSTSSGSDEPIEAGGLFAADATPVHDLSAAASTSVFDVIAALPSYTIPRRTLRSPIDRLTQMAILLAGEHDGVTIDSKAPIKARAALLSVVDERRTVLEDSGELDELVRGAGVTRLFERTVGFANPTSVSTDTSSELVLDARGVQILMKRAEALLPQGLANAYVKRLADRDDQIRQAQLTTIALAGDPSLPTALKNRASHIVEQWFKDYGGAITRLPAPEQERFDRIKRESDRPLLTTITLPSSKTESSAGTAWERHILSDAAGLYRTELQGWEEHVLRTELAAGAVAWYRNPSTGRHSLQIPYTTTGGINGLAPDFVFVDHVAGQLVASLVDPHGTHLADAVDKLKGLAAYATTHADAYHRIQSVALVDEHYLLLNHKDPLIRDAIAAFDGTDSRDLFRAYGTRY; this is encoded by the coding sequence GTGAAGTACGAGCTGTTCGATTATCAGGAGACTGCCGTCGCGGCGGTCTCCAAGCACCTCACCCGCGCAACCCGCGATCACGACGAGGATCCCGACGAGCGGGCCGCCGTCGTGCTCGCCGCACCGACCGGCGCGGGCAAGACCGTCATCGCGACCGGGGTCATCGAGGCGTCTCTGGACGGGGACGAGGCGACCCCGGGAGTCGAGGATGCGACGTTCCTGTGGGTCACCGACGACCCGTCGCTGAACCGGCAGACGCTGCAGAAGATGCTCGACTCCTCCTCGGACATCAAGCTCAACCGGTTAACGATCATCGAGAGCGACTTCGATGAGGAGGTCTTCGCCCCCGGGCGCGTCTACTTCCTCAACATCCAGAAACTGGGCGCCAACGCGACGCTGTCGAGGTCGCGCGTCGACGGGCGCAACTACTCGCTGTGGGAGACGATCGCGAACACGATCGTCCAGCGCCCGCACGGCTTCGTCGTCGTGGTCGACGAGGCCCACCGGGGCACCACGACAGCCGCTGCGTCCGGCCGCAACCGCGAGACGATCGTCAGCCAGATCATCGGCGGCGGCGCGACCGCTCGCCCCGCGGCACCCGTAGTGTGGGGCATCTCCGCGACACCGCGGCGGTTTCTCGGCGCGATGGCCGAGGCCGGCCGGACTACGAAGCAGCACACCGTGCAGATCGAGGACGTGCGCGCCTCGGGACTCCTCAAGGAGCAGATCGTCCTGGGCCACACCCAGGGCATCGACGCCGCCGAGCCGGCCCTCGTCCGGTTCGCCGTCCAGCGCGTGCGGCTGTACGACCAGAAGTGGGCCGCGTACACCGCGGCGACCGGTGAGCCGACCGTCCATCCCGCGCTGGTCATCCAGGTGGCCGACAAGCCGACGCCGGCCGAGCTCGGCACGCTGATCAGCACGGTGCTCGAGGAGTGGCCCGGCATCGGCCCCGAGGCCGTCGTGCACACCTTCGCCGACCACACCGCGGTGAGCGCAGGCAGCTACGAGATCCCCTGGTGCCCGCCCGAGGACATCCAGGACCGCACCGAGATCCGCGTCGTGCTGTGCAAGACGGCGATCACGACCGGGTGGGACTGCCCGCGCGCCGAGGTCCTGCTCTCGTTCCGCGTGGCCCGCGACCTCGACCTCATCACGCAGGTGATGGGGCGCATGGTGCGCACCCCCCTCGCGCGGCGCATCGACACCGACCAGGACCTCAACGCCGTCCACTGCATCCTGCCGAAGTTCGACAAGGCCGCCGTCGAGGCGATCGCCGAACGGTTCCGCGTCGGCGACGACGAGACCCTCGCGAGCGGCACCGCCGTCATCGTCGACGCTGTCGAGCTCGGGCGGAACCCCAACCTCGCCCCGGCACCCGCTTCAGCCCACGACGCCGCGCCTCGAACCACCTCGGCCGTGGCTCCGGCGTCAGACGACTTCGACCTGGCGTCGATCGACGAGACGAGCGCGCCCCCCACCTCACCGACCGAGGTCGCACAGCCGGCAGTGTCGAGCTCGACGAGCTCGGGCAGCGACGAGCCGATCGAGGCCGGAGGGCTGTTCGCGGCCGACGCGACCCCGGTGCACGATCTCAGCGCCGCGGCGTCGACGTCGGTGTTCGACGTGATCGCCGCGCTTCCGTCCTACACGATTCCGCGGCGCACGCTGCGCTCGCCCATCGACCGGCTCACCCAGATGGCGATCCTGCTCGCCGGCGAGCATGACGGCGTGACGATCGACTCGAAGGCGCCGATCAAGGCCCGGGCGGCGCTGCTCTCAGTGGTCGACGAGCGCCGGACGGTGCTCGAGGACTCCGGCGAACTCGACGAGCTCGTGCGCGGCGCCGGCGTCACCCGGCTCTTCGAGCGCACCGTCGGCTTCGCCAACCCAACCTCCGTCAGTACCGACACCAGCTCCGAGCTCGTGCTCGACGCCCGCGGCGTGCAGATCCTGATGAAGCGCGCTGAGGCGCTACTCCCGCAAGGTCTAGCGAACGCGTACGTCAAGCGTCTGGCCGACCGCGACGACCAGATCCGCCAGGCGCAGCTGACCACCATCGCTCTGGCCGGCGATCCCAGCCTGCCGACCGCATTGAAGAACCGCGCCTCGCACATCGTCGAGCAGTGGTTCAAGGACTACGGCGGCGCGATCACCCGGCTCCCCGCGCCCGAGCAGGAGCGGTTCGACCGCATCAAGCGCGAGTCGGACCGGCCCCTGCTGACCACGATCACCCTGCCCAGCAGCAAGACCGAGAGCTCCGCCGGCACTGCGTGGGAGCGGCACATCCTGTCCGACGCCGCCGGGCTGTACCGCACCGAGTTGCAGGGCTGGGAGGAGCACGTGCTGCGCACCGAGCTCGCCGCCGGTGCCGTGGCCTGGTACCGCAACCCGTCGACCGGCCGGCACTCGCTGCAGATCCCGTACACGACCACCGGTGGCATCAACGGGCTGGCTCCGGACTTCGTCTTCGTCGACCATGTCGCCGGCCAGCTGGTCGCCTCGCTCGTCGACCCGCACGGCACGCACCTTGCCGACGCCGTCGACAAGCTCAAGGGGCTCGCCGCCTACGCCACCACCCACGCCGACGCGTACCACCGGATCCAGTCCGTCGCGCTCGTCGACGAGCACTACCTCCTGCTCAACCATAAGGACCCGCTGATCCGCGACGCCATCGCGGCCTTCGACGGCACCGACTCGCGTGACCTCTTCCGCGCGTACGGGACGAGGTACTGA
- a CDS encoding DNA methyltransferase produces the protein MAHIDNLIDSIKDPQLRTALRAEYDKVTKSRRLGLVFDRHLPESVVLPGFGIREGEKVQVIAEGSDDLADIDGSGVWTVTDVAATHAQLRDGNGETRRVTSGRLVATREFGDPIYPGLVSTGSVLRGGGADGDDGGRPFHTVINAENYHALEALLFAHEGQVDAIYIDPPYNTGARDWKYNNDYVDDIDPYRHSMWLSFMERRLLLAKRLLKPADSVLIVTIDEKEYLRLGLLLEQIFPDRKMQMVSSVINPRGIVRGNEFARSNEFIFFLWTPGTRIAPAGVENSEGQPVAWETMRRRSIEGARGRRGKGACGPNQFFAIHVHEATGHIVGRGAPLPLSARVEDYKPPAGCIAVFPMRDDGTEMNWSLTDSAFDERWAKGYVRAGKATPSKPQAYIIQYLLGGVVKDIEDGRVTVTGKEPSGAVVAQYVTRKSVMPHTQWDRASHNAQQHGTGLLDTFLPDRRFPYAKSLYAVEDALRHFLADKEEALVVDFFAGSGTTAHAVMRLNHQDGGRRRSICVTNNEVSAGEQEKLRARGLKPGDDEWEALGICDYITKPRIRAAITGTTTTGSAVAGDYRFVDEFPMADGFRENAEFFTLTYEDPTLISLGRRFEAIAPLLWLRAGAQGERINEVATEGWSIPAGACYGVLFDTSTWGAFVAAAALRDNLTHAFIVTDSLVEYQQIVARLDPSLQTTRLYADYLRSFEINTRTL, from the coding sequence ATGGCGCACATCGACAACCTCATCGACTCCATCAAGGACCCGCAGCTGCGCACGGCGCTGCGCGCCGAGTACGACAAGGTCACCAAGAGCCGGCGCCTGGGCCTGGTGTTCGACCGCCACCTGCCTGAGTCGGTCGTCCTTCCCGGGTTCGGGATTCGGGAGGGGGAGAAGGTCCAGGTCATCGCGGAAGGCTCCGACGACCTTGCTGACATCGACGGCTCCGGCGTCTGGACGGTGACCGACGTCGCAGCGACGCACGCCCAGCTGCGCGATGGTAACGGGGAGACCCGGCGGGTCACCAGCGGACGTCTGGTGGCCACGCGCGAGTTCGGGGACCCCATCTACCCGGGCCTGGTGTCCACCGGCAGCGTCCTGCGTGGGGGTGGCGCGGACGGCGACGATGGCGGTAGGCCGTTCCACACGGTCATCAACGCGGAGAACTACCACGCGCTCGAGGCGCTGCTGTTCGCACACGAGGGCCAGGTCGACGCGATCTACATCGATCCGCCGTACAACACCGGCGCCCGCGACTGGAAGTACAACAACGACTACGTCGACGACATCGATCCGTACCGCCACTCAATGTGGCTCAGCTTCATGGAACGACGCCTGCTGCTGGCCAAGCGCCTGCTGAAGCCCGCGGACTCGGTCCTGATCGTGACCATCGACGAGAAGGAGTACCTGCGTCTCGGCCTTCTGCTCGAGCAGATTTTTCCGGACCGGAAGATGCAAATGGTCTCTTCAGTGATCAATCCTCGGGGAATCGTTCGCGGTAACGAGTTCGCCCGTAGTAATGAGTTTATCTTCTTCTTGTGGACGCCCGGTACCCGAATCGCACCTGCTGGCGTCGAGAACTCCGAAGGACAGCCCGTCGCCTGGGAGACCATGCGTCGACGGTCTATCGAAGGGGCGCGTGGCCGTCGAGGCAAGGGTGCATGCGGACCCAACCAGTTCTTCGCTATCCACGTACATGAGGCGACCGGACACATCGTTGGTCGCGGCGCTCCGCTTCCGCTGAGTGCGCGGGTCGAGGACTACAAGCCACCGGCGGGGTGCATCGCCGTGTTCCCGATGCGCGATGACGGAACCGAGATGAACTGGAGTCTTACGGACTCAGCCTTCGACGAGCGGTGGGCCAAGGGGTACGTCCGCGCTGGCAAGGCCACCCCAAGCAAGCCCCAGGCCTACATCATCCAGTACCTCCTGGGTGGCGTGGTCAAGGACATCGAGGACGGGCGCGTGACCGTCACCGGCAAAGAGCCGAGCGGTGCGGTGGTCGCCCAGTACGTGACGAGGAAGTCCGTGATGCCGCACACCCAGTGGGACCGTGCCTCGCATAACGCGCAGCAACACGGGACGGGCTTGCTGGACACCTTCCTCCCCGACCGAAGGTTCCCGTACGCCAAGTCGCTCTACGCCGTCGAGGACGCACTTCGTCACTTCCTCGCCGACAAGGAAGAGGCGCTCGTTGTCGACTTCTTCGCGGGCTCTGGTACCACGGCTCACGCCGTGATGCGGCTCAATCATCAGGATGGCGGTCGCCGTCGCAGTATCTGCGTCACCAATAACGAGGTCAGCGCTGGCGAACAGGAGAAGTTGCGCGCGCGGGGGCTCAAGCCTGGGGACGACGAGTGGGAGGCACTTGGCATCTGCGACTACATCACGAAACCGCGCATCCGCGCCGCCATCACCGGCACCACGACGACTGGATCGGCGGTGGCAGGGGACTACCGCTTCGTCGACGAGTTCCCCATGGCCGACGGGTTCCGCGAAAACGCCGAGTTCTTCACCCTCACCTACGAGGACCCAACCCTGATCTCGCTCGGGCGCCGGTTCGAGGCGATCGCCCCCCTGCTCTGGCTGCGCGCCGGCGCCCAAGGCGAGCGCATCAATGAGGTGGCCACGGAAGGCTGGTCGATCCCAGCAGGCGCCTGCTATGGCGTCCTGTTCGACACGAGCACGTGGGGCGCGTTCGTCGCTGCGGCCGCTCTGCGCGACAACCTGACGCACGCGTTCATCGTCACCGACTCCCTCGTCGAGTACCAGCAGATTGTCGCGCGGCTCGACCCGTCCCTCCAGACGACCCGGCTCTACGCTGACTACCTGCGCAGCTTCGAGATCAACACACGGACGCTGTAG
- a CDS encoding nuclear transport factor 2 family protein, producing MTSEIELQERLERLESESAIRTLVHEYCHGADKRDRARFAAVWTPDAVWQVAPTQEFRGVEAICAAVEWQWGAFLQMHHWTSNLVIDLDGDQARGEVDVSVTTQFLDGTWARGGGVYRDSYVRTDVGWRISRREAEHLFDLDPRPNVGAGTVAGDASLPS from the coding sequence ATGACGAGCGAGATCGAGCTGCAGGAGCGCCTGGAGCGCCTCGAGTCCGAGTCCGCCATCCGCACGCTCGTGCACGAGTACTGTCATGGAGCCGACAAGCGTGACCGCGCCCGGTTCGCGGCGGTGTGGACCCCTGACGCCGTCTGGCAGGTGGCCCCGACGCAGGAGTTCCGCGGTGTGGAGGCGATCTGCGCCGCCGTCGAGTGGCAGTGGGGTGCGTTCCTGCAGATGCACCACTGGACCTCCAACCTCGTGATCGACCTGGACGGCGATCAGGCGCGCGGTGAGGTCGACGTCAGCGTGACGACCCAGTTCCTCGACGGGACTTGGGCGCGCGGAGGCGGGGTCTATCGCGACTCTTACGTTCGCACTGACGTCGGCTGGCGCATCTCGCGGCGGGAGGCCGAGCACCTGTTCGATCTGGACCCGAGGCCCAACGTCGGCGCTGGCACGGTCGCCGGCGATGCGTCGCTTCCGTCTTGA